One Candidatus Campbellbacteria bacterium genomic region harbors:
- the mraZ gene encoding division/cell wall cluster transcriptional repressor MraZ yields the protein MLIGEYIHTLDDKKRLSLPVKFRQELGKKLVITRGLEGCLFIYSSKEWQNISQRLGELGMGQASMRGFTRFMLSGAVEVDVDGAGRMLIPDFLKDFADLKNKVVVTGVQTRAEIWNEKAWDAYKHRIEKEADMLAEHLGGIGAL from the coding sequence ATGCTTATCGGCGAATACATTCACACACTGGACGACAAGAAGCGACTTTCGCTTCCTGTGAAGTTTCGTCAGGAGCTTGGAAAAAAATTAGTGATTACGAGAGGACTCGAAGGATGTTTGTTTATTTACTCAAGCAAAGAGTGGCAGAACATTTCACAACGACTTGGTGAGCTCGGTATGGGTCAAGCAAGTATGCGAGGGTTCACACGATTTATGCTCTCTGGTGCAGTTGAGGTTGATGTTGATGGCGCTGGTCGCATGCTCATTCCCGACTTTTTGAAAGACTTCGCTGATTTGAAAAACAAGGTCGTGGTAACAGGTGTGCAGACACGAGCGGAGATTTGGAATGAAAAAGCGTGGGATGCATACAAGCACCGCATTGAGAAAGAAGCAGATATGCTTGCTGAACATCTCGGTGGAATTGGAGCCCTATGA
- the rsmH gene encoding 16S rRNA (cytosine(1402)-N(4))-methyltransferase RsmH — MTHVPVLLQHVIEGLNLPKGATVVDATVGGAGYTKALCDAVGPTGVVVGLDQDEGALARAKETLADVPCTLHLVHANFRDVDEALATLGISEVDGIAFDLGLSSTQLEESGRGFSFMRDEPLLMTFREKQDAEHFTARDIVNSWKEDEIANVLTGYAEERNAKKIAKAIVEARRKAPIETTTQLVEVITTALGYKGGPIHPATRTFQALRIAVNDELGALDEGLAKGYEVLKKGGRMAVVSFHSLEDRKVKEFFKEKEKEGSTRITKKPIPPGFDEVRRNPRSRSAKLRILEK; from the coding sequence ATGACCCACGTTCCTGTTCTTTTACAACACGTGATTGAAGGATTAAACCTGCCAAAAGGTGCGACGGTAGTTGATGCAACTGTTGGTGGTGCCGGATACACGAAAGCATTATGTGACGCAGTTGGTCCAACCGGTGTGGTTGTCGGATTGGATCAAGATGAAGGTGCACTTGCGCGAGCGAAAGAAACACTTGCAGACGTACCGTGCACACTTCATTTAGTTCATGCAAACTTTCGTGATGTGGATGAGGCACTTGCAACACTTGGTATTTCAGAAGTTGATGGTATCGCATTTGACCTTGGATTGAGTTCCACACAACTTGAAGAGTCAGGGAGAGGATTCAGTTTTATGCGAGATGAACCACTCCTCATGACCTTTCGAGAAAAGCAGGACGCAGAACACTTCACCGCACGAGATATTGTGAACTCATGGAAAGAAGATGAAATCGCGAATGTACTCACTGGCTACGCAGAAGAACGAAACGCCAAAAAAATTGCTAAAGCAATTGTTGAAGCGAGACGAAAGGCTCCGATTGAGACAACGACGCAATTAGTTGAAGTCATTACGACAGCACTCGGATACAAAGGTGGACCAATTCATCCAGCAACGAGAACATTCCAAGCACTTCGTATCGCAGTGAATGATGAACTAGGGGCGCTCGACGAAGGTTTAGCTAAAGGGTATGAGGTTTTAAAGAAGGGAGGACGAATGGCAGTGGTAAGTTTTCATAGTTTAGAGGATAGAAAAGTAAAAGAATTTTTTAAAGAAAAAGAGAAAGAGGGAAGTACACGAATTACTAAGAAGCCTATTCCCCCAGGTTTTGACGAAGTACGGCGAAATCCACGATCACGTAGTGCAAAGTTGAGAATACTAGAGAAATAA
- a CDS encoding penicillin-binding protein 2 has product MFRTRGRVLFVMFFVLALGLVSKLYLVQVVHGDSFLEQADHQYARPSGGLFDRGAIFFQDKNGQRVSAATLDSGFSLTLNPSHISNARDAYEKIRVVLPTLDEQDFLLRAEKKKDTYEVVAHRLDAQAAHTIDALDIKGVTLEKERWRLYPGEERAANTIGFVGFDGDTFGGQYGLERFYERVLQRNDKKLYKNIFVEIFSTVKEVARTQSDEGEGDVVTTIEPTVQGFLEDVLAKVNKELTPKTVGGIIIDPMTGAIYAMATLPTFNPNDFSGIQDPMVFGNPMVEGTFEMGSIMKPLTMAAGLDAGVVTPNTTYTDNGFVKANGATVWNYDLKGRGPNTNMVKVLGNSLNTGMAFVVSRLGNERFTEYMKEFGLEKETGIDLPGEVAGNLRSLETSRDLEHITAAFGQGIAVTPIAMVRALSTLANGGKLIFPHVAQEITYDLGFSKSIAYPEGKQVIRPETSETITRMLVQVVDEYLLNGTVKKDTYAIAAKTGTAQIAKKGASGYYDDRYLHSFFGYFPAYQPRFLVFFFAEEPHGTSFASQTFTLPFMDTVDFLINYYEVPPDRQQR; this is encoded by the coding sequence ATGTTTCGTACACGAGGTCGTGTTCTTTTTGTTATGTTTTTTGTGCTTGCACTCGGGCTTGTATCTAAGCTCTACCTTGTGCAGGTAGTACACGGGGATTCGTTTCTTGAGCAGGCGGACCACCAGTATGCGCGTCCGAGTGGTGGACTTTTTGATCGGGGGGCAATTTTTTTCCAAGATAAAAATGGACAACGTGTTTCGGCAGCCACACTTGATTCAGGTTTCTCTCTCACTCTCAATCCGTCACACATTAGTAATGCACGTGATGCGTATGAAAAGATACGCGTAGTACTACCTACTTTGGATGAACAAGATTTTCTTTTGCGCGCAGAAAAGAAAAAAGATACTTATGAAGTAGTTGCTCATCGTCTTGACGCACAGGCAGCACATACTATAGACGCACTTGATATTAAAGGGGTAACACTTGAAAAAGAGCGCTGGCGTTTGTACCCAGGGGAAGAGCGCGCTGCGAACACAATTGGTTTTGTCGGTTTTGATGGAGACACGTTTGGTGGACAGTATGGCCTTGAACGTTTTTATGAGCGCGTGTTACAGAGGAATGATAAAAAATTATACAAAAATATCTTTGTCGAAATCTTTTCAACAGTAAAAGAAGTTGCTCGTACACAAAGTGATGAAGGTGAGGGCGATGTAGTGACTACGATTGAACCAACGGTGCAAGGATTTCTTGAAGATGTTCTTGCAAAAGTAAACAAAGAGCTTACTCCCAAAACAGTAGGAGGTATCATTATTGACCCGATGACGGGAGCGATTTATGCAATGGCAACATTGCCGACATTTAATCCAAATGATTTTTCTGGCATACAAGATCCGATGGTGTTTGGTAATCCAATGGTTGAAGGAACATTTGAGATGGGTTCTATTATGAAACCGCTTACTATGGCCGCAGGTTTGGATGCTGGAGTTGTGACACCAAATACGACGTACACCGATAATGGGTTTGTGAAGGCAAATGGTGCGACGGTATGGAACTATGACCTCAAAGGACGAGGACCAAATACGAATATGGTAAAGGTGTTGGGAAATTCACTCAACACAGGAATGGCGTTTGTCGTTTCACGTTTAGGGAATGAACGTTTTACTGAATACATGAAGGAATTTGGTTTGGAAAAAGAGACAGGTATTGATCTTCCGGGAGAAGTTGCCGGAAACTTGCGATCACTTGAAACATCTCGTGACTTGGAACACATTACTGCGGCATTTGGACAGGGAATTGCAGTGACGCCAATTGCAATGGTGCGCGCACTTTCCACTCTCGCGAATGGAGGCAAACTTATTTTTCCACATGTCGCTCAAGAAATTACCTACGACCTTGGTTTTTCAAAATCGATTGCATACCCCGAGGGGAAACAAGTGATACGTCCAGAAACAAGTGAAACAATCACGCGAATGTTAGTGCAAGTGGTTGATGAATATTTGTTGAACGGAACAGTTAAAAAAGATACCTACGCAATAGCGGCAAAGACAGGAACGGCACAAATTGCTAAAAAGGGTGCAAGTGGTTACTATGATGACCGGTACCTTCACTCGTTCTTTGGATACTTTCCTGCGTACCAGCCGAGGTTTCTCGTGTTTTTCTTTGCTGAGGAACCACATGGGACTAGCTTTGCCTCACAGACGTTTACGTTGCCGTTCATGGATACTGTTGATTTTCTTATTAACTATTATGAGGTTCCACCTGATAGACAACAACGCTAA
- a CDS encoding lysine--tRNA ligase — protein sequence MSLEDIRNDRLKKLHLLEEKGISAYPAVSGRTTTIGDVLNDFDAKADGVSVTVAGRVMAVREHGEMMFADIFDGTGKIQGYFKHEGLGDAFTLFVDTVDVGDFVDLSGVPTKTKRGEPSVLVSSWAMLSKSLRSLPEKWVGITDSEERLRRRYLDILTNETARQVVEKRSIFWNAMRSFYLEHGYTEVETPVLETVTGGAEARPFVTHHNALDIDVFLRISCGELWQKKLMVAGIPKTFEIGRIFRNEGMSAEHLQDYTQLESYEAYADYETGMRMVQELYRTVAEKTFGTTQFTIGEFNIDLNSEWPRIHFCDVIQKEYGIDPRTVSEADAIALYKKTNPHMPVPESKERAVDGLWKNIRKTISGPAFLIGVPVYLEPLAKRSRNDNATVERFQVILAGSEMGKGFSELNDPVDQRERFLHQQSLRDKGDEEAQMADMEYVEAMEYGMPPTFGFGVSERLFSFLMNLNVREGQIFPLMRPRNEQ from the coding sequence ATGTCCCTAGAAGATATTCGAAATGATCGGCTTAAAAAGCTTCACCTTTTGGAGGAAAAGGGTATTTCTGCGTATCCTGCGGTCTCAGGACGCACCACAACTATTGGTGATGTTCTAAATGATTTTGATGCAAAAGCAGATGGAGTTTCAGTTACTGTTGCGGGGCGTGTGATGGCAGTTCGTGAACATGGAGAAATGATGTTCGCAGATATTTTTGACGGCACAGGAAAGATCCAGGGATATTTTAAACACGAAGGACTTGGTGATGCGTTTACACTTTTTGTAGATACCGTTGATGTTGGTGACTTTGTTGATCTCTCTGGTGTTCCAACAAAAACAAAACGAGGCGAGCCAAGCGTGCTCGTGTCCTCGTGGGCAATGCTTTCAAAATCACTCCGATCACTTCCTGAGAAGTGGGTTGGTATTACTGATTCAGAAGAGCGACTCCGTCGTCGGTATTTAGATATTCTGACAAATGAAACTGCACGGCAGGTTGTTGAAAAACGCTCGATTTTTTGGAATGCAATGCGTTCATTTTACCTCGAGCACGGATACACAGAGGTAGAGACACCTGTTCTTGAGACAGTCACCGGAGGGGCAGAAGCTCGTCCTTTTGTGACACATCACAACGCGTTGGATATCGATGTATTTCTACGTATCTCATGTGGAGAGTTGTGGCAAAAAAAGTTGATGGTTGCTGGTATTCCGAAAACATTTGAGATTGGACGTATTTTTCGCAATGAGGGAATGTCTGCGGAGCACTTGCAAGACTATACACAACTTGAAAGTTACGAAGCATACGCTGATTACGAAACAGGGATGCGTATGGTACAGGAACTGTATCGAACAGTAGCAGAAAAAACATTTGGTACCACGCAGTTTACGATTGGAGAATTTAACATTGATTTGAATAGTGAGTGGCCGCGCATTCACTTCTGCGACGTTATCCAAAAAGAATATGGTATTGATCCACGAACTGTTTCTGAAGCAGATGCTATCGCGCTCTACAAAAAAACAAACCCACACATGCCTGTTCCTGAATCCAAAGAGCGCGCCGTTGATGGACTTTGGAAAAATATTCGTAAAACAATAAGTGGACCGGCATTTCTTATTGGTGTTCCTGTATACCTTGAACCTCTTGCGAAACGCTCACGAAATGACAATGCAACAGTTGAGCGATTCCAAGTTATTCTTGCTGGTTCTGAAATGGGGAAGGGATTTAGTGAACTCAATGACCCTGTGGATCAACGAGAACGATTTCTTCATCAACAGTCATTGCGTGATAAAGGTGATGAAGAAGCACAGATGGCAGACATGGAATATGTTGAAGCAATGGAGTACGGCATGCCACCAACATTTGGTTTTGGAGTCTCTGAACGACTCTTTAGTTTTCTTATGAATTTGAATGTTCGCGAAGGCCAAATTTTTCCACTCATGCGTCCGCGTAACGAACAGTAG
- a CDS encoding zinc ribbon domain-containing protein: MRKDRGHKQPRNRNNPEFPLRGVKCGHCGGNLSGGFVSGRNKKYAYYSCMNPSCSKAKSIRRESLENDFTEFLEKYTPDPILMEALGEALKIVSKKQSAENLIQTSKVERVCAKLEIEMEELLQLRVSGIIDDKTYLHESSKRKEKIRNLQAEGVILARSNPTPDSSAQFGLRLISEFPLTWKMLEPGELKALRRVLFPQNLQYMYPGFKTAELSPIYKVKAASGTDENRFVTSSGFEPEFSP, encoded by the coding sequence ATGAGAAAAGATAGAGGTCATAAACAACCAAGAAACAGAAACAATCCAGAGTTTCCTCTTAGAGGTGTGAAGTGTGGACATTGTGGAGGTAATCTATCCGGAGGGTTTGTTTCTGGGAGAAATAAAAAATATGCCTATTACAGTTGTATGAATCCTTCTTGCTCCAAAGCAAAATCGATACGTAGAGAGAGTTTGGAAAATGACTTCACTGAATTTCTTGAGAAATATACTCCAGATCCTATTCTCATGGAGGCTTTGGGAGAAGCATTAAAGATCGTGTCCAAAAAGCAATCTGCTGAAAATCTGATCCAGACCAGTAAGGTAGAGAGAGTATGTGCCAAGTTGGAGATTGAGATGGAAGAACTCTTACAACTTCGTGTGAGTGGAATTATTGATGATAAAACATATCTTCATGAGAGTAGTAAGAGAAAAGAAAAAATTAGAAATTTACAAGCGGAGGGAGTCATTCTTGCACGTTCAAATCCAACCCCTGATTCATCAGCCCAATTTGGGCTGAGGTTAATTAGCGAATTTCCTCTCACATGGAAAATGCTAGAGCCTGGAGAACTGAAAGCACTACGTAGAGTGCTGTTTCCCCAAAATCTCCAGTACATGTATCCTGGATTTAAAACCGCTGAATTATCCCCTATCTACAAGGTAAAAGCAGCTTCTGGTACAGATGAAAATCGTTTTGTGACCTCATCGGGATTTGAACCCGAGTTTTCGCCTTGA
- a CDS encoding PhoH family protein: protein MPEDGGSTPSKEFVLDTSSMMYAPQIADPLQSPFENHEVVIPIVALLELDNLKLDPMRGNSAREVIRILQSTFPSKESMCEGVATHGGGRMRIVGANGGSFQLPREYQGNSGDDFILRVAGNLTEAEGKKSLDERKMVILVSKDISLRSKARAAGIEAQDLRIGKVERPQSLAPRIVDIEVPTELIDELYQKRSISIDGLELPFGLHVNACCRLTNPEGTKHALGIYVPGERIVVVHKNNDKGRKGVSPRNAEQLFAYNLVMRSELLVNLFIGKAGTGKTLMALKAGIELLSIPEAQINRIICFRPMIEIGTPLGFLPGSSGEKFAPWGTPIYSNLDLLFPRHSDKNGNDEENENNGHEDKHTGNGNGSNGDVKKLKRSKQPPDPREKLSRLLETGVISVRPFTFVRGTTFSNALIIVDEAQNLTPHQLKAVLTRAGDCSRIVVTGDLTQIDDPKLDASSCGLAKALERMRGHAEFAAIELVKGERSRLATLVSELFIDL from the coding sequence ATGCCGGAAGACGGCGGAAGTACCCCGAGTAAGGAGTTCGTGCTAGACACGAGCTCCATGATGTACGCACCACAAATTGCTGACCCCTTGCAGTCCCCCTTTGAGAATCATGAAGTCGTGATTCCCATTGTGGCCCTGCTCGAGCTCGACAATTTGAAGTTGGACCCGATGCGTGGAAACAGTGCTCGGGAGGTGATTCGAATCCTCCAAAGCACGTTTCCCTCCAAGGAAAGCATGTGCGAAGGAGTCGCCACACATGGCGGAGGTCGCATGCGCATCGTGGGAGCAAACGGAGGAAGTTTCCAGCTCCCTCGAGAGTACCAAGGCAATTCGGGAGATGATTTTATCCTCCGTGTTGCCGGAAACCTCACCGAGGCCGAAGGGAAAAAATCTTTGGACGAACGAAAGATGGTCATCCTCGTTTCCAAGGATATTTCCCTTCGCTCAAAGGCGCGGGCGGCTGGGATTGAGGCCCAAGACCTGCGCATCGGGAAAGTCGAGCGACCGCAAAGCCTTGCTCCACGTATTGTGGATATCGAGGTGCCGACAGAGCTCATCGACGAGCTCTACCAGAAACGGTCCATCTCCATCGACGGCTTGGAGTTGCCATTTGGACTCCACGTCAACGCATGCTGTCGCCTCACCAACCCCGAGGGCACTAAACACGCCCTTGGAATCTACGTGCCCGGCGAACGCATCGTCGTGGTGCATAAGAACAATGACAAAGGAAGAAAAGGCGTGAGTCCGCGCAATGCGGAACAACTCTTCGCCTACAACCTTGTCATGCGTTCTGAGCTCCTCGTCAATCTGTTCATCGGAAAGGCTGGGACGGGTAAGACGCTGATGGCGCTGAAGGCGGGAATCGAATTGTTGTCGATTCCCGAGGCGCAAATCAACCGGATTATCTGTTTCCGGCCCATGATTGAGATTGGAACCCCGCTTGGATTCCTCCCCGGAAGTTCCGGAGAGAAATTCGCTCCGTGGGGTACTCCGATTTACTCAAACCTTGACCTTCTGTTCCCGCGCCATTCCGACAAAAACGGAAACGACGAAGAAAACGAGAACAATGGGCATGAGGACAAGCACACTGGAAACGGTAACGGTAGCAACGGAGACGTAAAGAAGTTGAAGCGCTCCAAACAGCCTCCGGACCCGCGAGAGAAACTCTCACGTCTTCTTGAAACGGGAGTTATCTCGGTTCGTCCTTTCACGTTCGTGAGAGGAACGACATTCTCAAATGCCCTCATCATCGTTGACGAGGCGCAGAACCTCACTCCTCACCAGCTCAAGGCAGTCCTCACACGGGCAGGTGATTGTTCACGGATTGTGGTGACAGGCGACCTCACGCAAATCGACGACCCCAAACTCGACGCCTCTTCATGTGGCCTTGCAAAGGCCCTCGAGCGAATGAGGGGACATGCCGAGTTTGCCGCCATTGAACTGGTGAAAGGCGAACGTTCGCGTCTTGCCACACTCGTTTCAGAGTTGTTCATCGACCTCTAG
- a CDS encoding UDP-N-acetylmuramoyl-tripeptide--D-alanyl-D-alanine ligase, whose translation MKSFFKKIVVGILTLEARCVLAKYAPRIIGVTGSVGKTSTKDAVARVASLLGSVRASEKSYNSELGIPLTVLGCESAWGSVSGWLKIFFHGLGLICFTHTYPKWLVLEMGVDHPGDMARSVSWLHIDCVIMTRIGSTPVHVEFFTSPEEVFQEKKKIIDGLSSTGTLILSYDDERVRSLKDGSKFKTLTYGLDENADVRGDSYTVLYDSAGTPTGCTFQILHAGNIVPLNVRGIVGEHLMYPCLAACAFGLSNGLNLVHVTDALRDVVLPPGRMRLLEGLHGTTLIDDTYNASPIAVESALQTLLEIQGKRKIAVLGDMMELGAFSEKAHADVGAQCAGIDVLVTIGNRMRGAVNRAREVGVVRIESFESSRDAGLFVKSILKEGDVVLLKGSQSVRVERVTKELLAHPDQADTLLVRQGSEWSKR comes from the coding sequence ATGAAATCATTTTTTAAAAAAATTGTTGTCGGAATTCTCACGCTTGAGGCTCGTTGTGTGTTGGCAAAATACGCACCGCGCATTATTGGTGTAACGGGAAGTGTTGGTAAAACATCAACGAAAGACGCCGTTGCACGCGTTGCGTCGCTTTTGGGCTCGGTGCGTGCGAGCGAAAAAAGTTATAACTCAGAACTGGGTATTCCGCTTACTGTTCTTGGGTGTGAAAGTGCGTGGGGAAGTGTTTCTGGATGGCTCAAGATTTTTTTTCACGGACTTGGACTCATTTGCTTTACACACACGTATCCAAAATGGCTTGTTCTTGAAATGGGGGTTGATCATCCAGGTGATATGGCACGTTCTGTTTCGTGGCTCCATATTGATTGTGTCATTATGACGCGCATTGGTTCAACACCTGTGCACGTTGAATTTTTTACTTCGCCTGAGGAAGTGTTTCAGGAGAAAAAGAAAATCATTGATGGATTGTCTTCTACAGGAACTCTTATTTTGTCATACGACGACGAGCGTGTTCGCAGTTTAAAGGATGGTTCAAAATTCAAAACACTGACGTATGGGCTCGACGAAAATGCGGATGTTCGTGGTGATTCGTACACAGTGCTGTATGATTCTGCGGGAACACCAACGGGGTGCACATTTCAAATACTACACGCAGGTAATATCGTTCCTCTTAACGTACGGGGTATTGTGGGTGAACATCTTATGTACCCATGTTTGGCAGCGTGTGCATTCGGACTTTCAAATGGACTCAATCTTGTTCATGTAACAGACGCGTTGCGTGATGTGGTGCTTCCCCCAGGGCGTATGCGTCTTCTTGAAGGGCTTCACGGGACAACGCTGATAGATGACACATACAATGCATCTCCAATTGCTGTGGAGAGTGCGTTACAAACACTACTAGAAATTCAAGGGAAACGAAAAATCGCCGTGTTGGGCGACATGATGGAATTAGGAGCATTTTCAGAAAAGGCACATGCAGACGTTGGTGCTCAGTGCGCGGGTATTGATGTGCTGGTAACAATTGGTAATCGTATGCGAGGTGCTGTGAATCGTGCGCGAGAAGTTGGTGTGGTACGAATTGAAAGTTTTGAGTCATCTCGAGATGCGGGTCTTTTCGTGAAAAGTATTTTGAAAGAAGGTGATGTGGTGTTGCTTAAAGGATCTCAATCAGTGCGTGTTGAGCGTGTGACGAAAGAACTTCTTGCACATCCCGATCAAGCAGATACACTCCTTGTTCGACAAGGGAGCGAGTGGAGTAAACGCTAA